A genomic segment from Candidatus Brocadia sinica JPN1 encodes:
- a CDS encoding protein-L-isoaspartate(D-aspartate) O-methyltransferase: MDTSQNIEIYAAQRFQMVQYQLVSRGIQDERVLKVMSEVPRHLFVPESYRHAAYDDCPLPIGEGQTISQPYMVAIMTQCLELKGKEKVLEIGTGSGYQAAILSKLASHIYTIERHVTLASRAKTILKQMEYDNIDVIVGDGSLGLTEKAPFHGIIVTACAPHVPECLLDQLEIGGRLVIPIGDPYNQVLYQVLKTKNGVESRAILECAFVPLIGEEGWKTE; the protein is encoded by the coding sequence CAGCACAAAGGTTTCAGATGGTGCAGTACCAGCTCGTAAGCCGTGGTATTCAGGACGAGCGCGTGCTAAAGGTGATGTCGGAAGTGCCCAGACATCTTTTTGTGCCAGAATCATACCGGCACGCTGCGTATGATGATTGCCCTTTGCCCATAGGAGAAGGGCAGACGATCTCACAACCCTATATGGTAGCTATTATGACACAATGCCTTGAATTAAAAGGAAAAGAGAAGGTATTGGAAATAGGGACAGGTTCAGGATATCAAGCTGCAATACTGAGCAAATTGGCAAGCCATATTTACACAATAGAGCGGCATGTAACACTTGCGTCAAGAGCAAAAACTATTTTAAAACAAATGGAATATGATAATATAGACGTAATCGTGGGAGACGGGAGCCTGGGATTGACAGAGAAGGCGCCATTTCATGGGATCATTGTCACGGCCTGTGCGCCTCATGTCCCAGAGTGTTTATTAGATCAGCTTGAAATCGGCGGGCGATTGGTAATACCCATTGGCGATCCTTACAATCAGGTATTATATCAGGTTCTGAAAACGAAAAACGGGGTAGAAAGCCGAGCCATCTTGGAATGCGCCTTTGTACCTTTAATCGGTGAAGAAGGCTGGAAAACGGAATAA
- a CDS encoding glycoside hydrolase family 15 protein: MPRDIPVGNGSLLVAFDADYTIRDLYYPRVGKENHALGNPSRFGVWTREGYSWINARDWKLSLGYQKETLVTNVRAFHENLGLQLASNDVVDFEKNIYMRKVTVRNLKDKERDVRLFFHQDLSVMENEIGDTVFYDAKLNCLIHYKGPRYFLVNCSAGDVWGVREYATGIKRHRGAEGTWRDAEDGILERNPIAQGSVDSTIGIPLKIPSLGESVVYYWITAGRNYGEVDALNDIILSEKPQKIIDRTASYWRHWVNKEEFNFGNLPTDVVDLFKRSLLILMTQIDSGGAIIAANDSDIRQYAKDTYSYMWPRDGALVSHALMKAGYTNACRNFFNFCANVITPYNFCASVMVENGFLLHKYNPDGSFGSSWHPWVKGEEIHVPIQEDETALLLWVLWQYYNLYRKIDEIRPLYHSFIEKAADFLVSYRDEQTGLPLPSYDLWEERRGILSFTTATVYGGLMAAANLSDIFYHTEKATLYRQTATQIKKAIDQHLYSEKHKRFLRMIYPKEDGEYEIDATIDASLYGMFAFGVYDSNDIKIQNTMGAIEEVLWIKTKIGGIARYEYDQYQRVGNDDTIPGNPWIICTMWLAQYYASTAKSVEDLERVVNYLRWAVSRALPSGVLAEQINPYTGEPISVSPLTWSHATVVQTVMDYLEKLQELHTCDRCGRSIFRYDRAGRQQVKKHSPTQGGEISDQEQIQYLDQASLKKGSDNIHVSVDQKQCVGCGICVEKSHGVMDVVEDKAKIIAEKAADWDIPPGFEKCCPLGAITVEKK, encoded by the coding sequence ATGCCTAGAGATATTCCCGTTGGCAACGGTTCATTATTGGTTGCATTTGATGCGGACTACACCATTCGAGATCTCTATTACCCACGTGTGGGAAAGGAAAATCACGCGCTGGGAAATCCAAGCAGATTTGGTGTGTGGACCCGTGAAGGGTATTCGTGGATCAATGCACGCGATTGGAAGCTTTCCCTGGGATACCAAAAAGAAACCCTCGTAACTAACGTACGGGCGTTTCATGAAAATCTGGGTCTTCAGCTTGCCTCCAACGATGTTGTTGATTTTGAGAAGAATATCTATATGCGCAAGGTGACCGTTCGGAATCTAAAAGATAAAGAAAGAGATGTCCGTCTTTTCTTCCATCAAGACCTGAGTGTAATGGAGAACGAGATTGGCGACACGGTATTTTATGATGCAAAGCTAAATTGCCTCATCCATTACAAAGGTCCGCGCTATTTTTTGGTGAACTGTTCTGCCGGAGACGTCTGGGGCGTAAGGGAATATGCAACGGGAATCAAGAGACATCGGGGCGCAGAGGGAACATGGCGTGATGCCGAGGATGGCATTCTGGAAAGGAACCCCATAGCGCAGGGGTCTGTGGATTCAACAATCGGTATTCCGTTGAAAATTCCGTCTCTCGGAGAATCTGTTGTGTATTACTGGATCACTGCCGGCAGGAATTACGGTGAGGTTGATGCCCTGAATGACATTATTTTAAGCGAAAAACCACAAAAGATAATTGACAGGACGGCAAGTTACTGGCGCCATTGGGTAAATAAAGAGGAATTTAACTTTGGAAACCTGCCAACTGACGTCGTTGATCTTTTTAAGAGGAGTCTGCTGATCCTCATGACACAGATTGATAGCGGTGGCGCTATTATCGCCGCAAATGACTCAGACATCCGACAATATGCAAAGGACACCTATAGTTATATGTGGCCAAGAGACGGCGCGCTGGTATCCCATGCACTGATGAAGGCGGGATACACCAACGCATGCCGGAATTTTTTTAACTTTTGCGCAAACGTTATTACACCATACAATTTCTGTGCAAGCGTTATGGTGGAGAATGGTTTTTTATTGCACAAATACAATCCTGACGGCTCTTTTGGCAGTTCCTGGCATCCATGGGTAAAGGGTGAGGAGATACATGTGCCGATTCAGGAAGACGAAACAGCCTTGCTTCTCTGGGTACTATGGCAATACTATAACCTGTACAGAAAGATTGATGAAATACGCCCCCTCTATCACTCCTTTATTGAAAAAGCAGCGGACTTTCTTGTGAGTTATCGAGATGAACAGACGGGGCTGCCACTTCCCTCCTATGACCTGTGGGAAGAACGGCGTGGTATCCTCTCCTTTACAACAGCCACCGTATATGGCGGACTCATGGCTGCCGCAAACCTTTCTGATATATTTTATCACACTGAAAAGGCGACGTTATACAGACAGACTGCAACACAGATTAAAAAGGCAATCGATCAACATCTTTACAGCGAGAAACATAAGAGATTTTTGCGCATGATCTATCCAAAGGAAGACGGGGAATATGAGATCGATGCAACAATTGATGCCAGTTTGTATGGGATGTTCGCTTTCGGTGTATATGATTCCAATGATATCAAGATACAAAATACGATGGGAGCAATCGAAGAGGTCTTATGGATCAAGACCAAGATAGGAGGAATTGCACGGTATGAATATGACCAATATCAACGTGTCGGAAATGATGACACGATTCCGGGAAATCCATGGATAATCTGTACCATGTGGTTAGCACAATACTATGCATCAACGGCAAAGTCTGTTGAAGATCTCGAACGTGTGGTAAATTATCTACGCTGGGCCGTGTCCCGCGCATTGCCCTCCGGCGTGCTGGCAGAACAGATAAATCCATATACCGGAGAACCTATTTCCGTTTCTCCGTTGACGTGGAGCCATGCTACCGTAGTACAGACGGTAATGGATTATCTTGAAAAGCTGCAGGAATTACATACCTGTGATCGATGCGGGAGGTCGATATTCCGTTATGATCGGGCAGGTCGGCAACAGGTAAAAAAACATTCTCCGACACAGGGAGGAGAAATTTCTGACCAGGAACAGATCCAATACCTTGATCAGGCAAGTCTGAAAAAAGGCAGTGACAACATTCATGTGAGCGTGGATCAAAAGCAGTGTGTTGGTTGTGGAATTTGTGTTGAGAAATCACATGGAGTTATGGATGTGGTCGAGGACAAGGCAAAGATTATTGCCGAGAAGGCGGCAGACTGGGATATCCCGCCAGGATTTGAAAAGTGCTGCCCGTTAGGGGCAATTACGGTGGAAAAGAAATAA
- a CDS encoding cysteine desulfurase family protein, with protein sequence MTKIYMDNASGTPMHPKVVEAMMPFLKEGFGNPSNLHQFGRITNDAIQTGRGQVANLINAKPNEITFTSSGTEANNFALKGILAAHKKRGNHVITSQIEHFSVLNPLKSLEKSGYEVTYLPVDKYGMINPDDVKKAMKTTTTMVSIMYANGEIGTIEPMKEIGVITKEKGVIFHTDAVAAAGNIPIDVREANIDVLSMSANQFYGPPGVGALYLREGVRILPFMEGGVQEGGRRAGTENIIGIVGMGKASELAKTEMTQRMDKVQNLRNQLRDGIVKNINHVHINGHPMNRLPGNLSLCLEYIEGESVLLFLDMQGIAISSGSACTSRSLKASHVIMATGVDAALAQGTVLFSLGIDNSGDDVKYVLEKLPSIVERLRQMSPLYTKGK encoded by the coding sequence ATGACAAAAATATATATGGACAATGCTTCGGGTACACCCATGCACCCGAAGGTAGTAGAGGCTATGATGCCGTTTTTAAAGGAGGGTTTTGGCAATCCCTCGAACCTGCATCAATTTGGAAGAATTACGAATGATGCCATACAAACAGGACGGGGACAAGTAGCCAATCTTATTAACGCAAAACCGAATGAAATCACATTTACATCGAGTGGTACGGAGGCCAACAATTTTGCCCTGAAGGGCATACTCGCTGCCCACAAAAAGAGGGGAAATCATGTTATCACCTCACAGATTGAACATTTTTCCGTGCTTAATCCCTTAAAATCATTAGAAAAATCAGGATACGAAGTTACCTATCTGCCTGTTGATAAATATGGGATGATAAATCCCGACGATGTTAAAAAGGCAATGAAAACCACTACAACAATGGTGTCCATAATGTATGCTAACGGAGAGATTGGAACGATTGAACCAATGAAAGAAATCGGGGTAATCACAAAGGAAAAGGGTGTCATTTTCCATACTGATGCCGTTGCCGCAGCAGGAAACATACCCATTGATGTCAGAGAAGCAAATATTGATGTCCTGAGCATGTCTGCCAATCAATTTTACGGCCCGCCGGGGGTTGGGGCGCTTTATTTAAGGGAAGGAGTAAGAATACTCCCTTTCATGGAGGGTGGTGTGCAGGAAGGTGGCCGCAGGGCAGGAACGGAAAATATTATTGGCATTGTGGGTATGGGAAAGGCCTCTGAACTGGCAAAGACAGAAATGACCCAGCGCATGGATAAGGTTCAGAACTTGAGAAACCAGCTAAGAGATGGCATAGTAAAAAATATTAATCATGTGCATATCAATGGACACCCGATGAATCGCCTGCCGGGGAACCTCAGTTTGTGTTTAGAATATATAGAAGGTGAATCGGTTTTATTATTCCTGGATATGCAGGGAATAGCTATTTCCAGCGGATCTGCATGTACCTCCCGGTCGCTCAAGGCGTCTCACGTCATCATGGCCACGGGCGTAGACGCTGCACTTGCACAGGGAACGGTACTTTTCAGCTTAGGAATTGATAATTCCGGGGATGATGTCAAATACGTCCTGGAAAAGCTGCCTTCCATCGTTGAACGGTTAAGGCAAATGTCCCCGTTATATACGAAAGGGAAGTAA
- a CDS encoding Uma2 family endonuclease, which translates to MVTVIIEKKKYTYEDYLKTPDDKRYELINGELLMTPSPIPKHQQISGKLEFMLRKFITENNLGEVFDAPCDVYLDNENVVQPDILFISQDRLGIIGEKNIQGAPDLAIEIISENSVYRDMVQKKRLYASFGVKEYWIVLPKEEEIEVYVLKDNTYQLYDTYRNTGILESPSLKGLKIVLKEIF; encoded by the coding sequence ATGGTGACGGTCATTATAGAAAAGAAAAAATATACCTATGAGGATTATCTGAAAACCCCCGATGATAAGAGGTATGAACTTATCAATGGAGAATTACTTATGACCCCCTCACCGATTCCAAAGCACCAACAAATCTCCGGGAAACTTGAATTTATGTTGAGAAAGTTTATTACAGAAAATAATCTTGGTGAGGTGTTTGATGCGCCATGCGATGTTTACCTTGACAATGAAAACGTAGTGCAGCCCGATATACTGTTCATCTCTCAGGATAGATTGGGTATTATAGGCGAAAAAAATATACAGGGTGCACCCGATCTTGCAATAGAAATAATTTCAGAAAATAGTGTTTACAGGGATATGGTGCAAAAAAAGAGACTCTATGCGAGCTTTGGCGTTAAAGAATATTGGATAGTACTTCCAAAAGAGGAAGAAATAGAGGTCTATGTCCTGAAAGATAACACCTACCAGCTTTATGATACCTATAGGAACACCGGTATTCTTGAATCACCCTCTCTGAAAGGTTTGAAAATAGTTTTAAAGGAAATATTTTGA
- the nifU gene encoding Fe-S cluster assembly scaffold protein NifU has product MQYSAKVMDHFANPRNVGEFPDADGVGEVGNPACGDIMKMSIKVKDNVIVDVKFKTFGCGAAIATSSISTEMIKGKTLDEALQLTNKAVAEALDGLPPAKMHCSVLAEEAIEAAIDDYLKKTTGKGLEKKKEHAHDEHHGH; this is encoded by the coding sequence ATGCAATATAGCGCAAAGGTAATGGATCATTTTGCAAATCCCCGCAATGTAGGAGAGTTCCCTGATGCTGATGGTGTGGGGGAGGTTGGAAATCCAGCCTGTGGCGACATTATGAAGATGTCCATCAAGGTCAAGGATAACGTAATTGTCGATGTGAAATTCAAGACCTTCGGTTGCGGCGCTGCCATAGCAACCAGTAGTATTTCCACAGAAATGATTAAGGGAAAGACCCTGGACGAGGCCTTACAACTTACCAACAAGGCAGTGGCAGAGGCATTGGATGGGCTGCCCCCGGCCAAGATGCATTGTTCCGTACTTGCCGAAGAGGCTATTGAGGCAGCCATCGATGATTATCTCAAGAAGACGACTGGTAAAGGACTTGAAAAGAAGAAGGAACATGCACACGATGAACATCATGGGCATTAA